In a genomic window of Neisseria flavescens:
- a CDS encoding IS3 family transposase translates to MLYARKGCLPKGVKSPQQKTDRKGQSQTVQTLRAQHPLKYLLHIANLPKSSFYYHHQDRPDPNEADKALIAEIYERHKGRYGQRRIAAALGWNRKKVARLMRQLGLKALIRAKKAYRHPAMGEISEHLLKRRFKARKPNEKWLTDVTELKGKDGKLYLSPILDLFNREIIAYAMSRRADSEMVKEMLEKAAPRLTDKGTMLHSDQGVLYRTAGYRELLAEYFMVQSMSRKANCWDNAPMESFFAVLKTECFYRAGELTVDELMKQIDDYMDYYNRERCSLKLKKLSPVAYRTRLTQSA, encoded by the coding sequence GTGCTATATGCGCGCAAAGGTTGCCTACCTAAAGGAGTTAAAAGCCCTCAGCAAAAAACAGACCGAAAAGGACAAAGCCAAACCGTCCAAACACTGAGGGCGCAACACCCGCTCAAATACCTGCTGCACATCGCAAACCTGCCCAAAAGCAGCTTTTACTACCATCATCAGGACCGACCCGACCCCAATGAAGCCGACAAAGCCCTTATCGCCGAAATCTACGAACGGCATAAAGGACGCTACGGGCAAAGGCGCATTGCAGCAGCATTAGGTTGGAACCGCAAAAAAGTGGCGCGGCTGATGAGGCAGCTAGGACTGAAAGCCCTCATACGGGCAAAAAAAGCCTACCGCCATCCCGCCATGGGCGAAATATCGGAACACCTCCTCAAACGCCGGTTCAAAGCCCGAAAGCCCAACGAAAAATGGCTGACCGACGTGACCGAACTCAAAGGAAAGGACGGCAAACTGTACCTCTCGCCGATCTTGGACCTGTTCAACCGCGAAATCATCGCCTACGCCATGAGCCGCAGAGCCGACAGTGAAATGGTGAAGGAAATGCTCGAAAAAGCGGCACCCCGGCTGACTGATAAAGGAACGATGCTTCATTCCGACCAAGGTGTGCTGTACCGTACGGCGGGGTATAGGGAATTGCTTGCGGAGTATTTCATGGTTCAAAGCATGTCGCGAAAGGCGAATTGTTGGGACAATGCACCGATGGAAAGCTTCTTTGCGGTGCTGAAGACGGAGTGTTTCTACCGTGCAGGGGAATTGACGGTGGATGAATTGATGAAACAGATAGATGACTATATGGATTACTACAACCGCGAGCGTTGCAGTTTGAAATTGAAAAAGCTGAGTCCTGTCGCATACAGAACCCGGCTTACACAGAGTGCCTGA
- a CDS encoding helix-turn-helix domain-containing protein, with protein MSKYTLHFKYQAVLHYLHIRSQQRTADHYGISRTNLRRWIRAYQEGGIGALEHPQSKTMPQHRKNPFIADKPDHEKTQAELIEELCYMRAKVAYLKELKALSKKQTEKDKAKPSKH; from the coding sequence ATGAGCAAATATACATTACACTTCAAATACCAAGCCGTACTCCACTACCTGCACATACGCAGTCAACAGCGTACCGCAGACCACTACGGCATTTCCCGAACCAACCTGCGACGATGGATACGCGCCTATCAAGAAGGCGGCATCGGCGCACTCGAACATCCCCAATCCAAAACCATGCCCCAACACCGCAAAAACCCCTTCATCGCCGACAAACCCGACCACGAAAAAACACAGGCAGAGCTTATCGAAGAGTTGTGCTATATGCGCGCAAAGGTTGCCTACCTAAAGGAGTTAAAAGCCCTCAGCAAAAAACAGACCGAAAAGGACAAAGCCAAACCGTCCAAACACTGA
- a CDS encoding NADH-quinone oxidoreductase subunit A, with protein MLASYFPVLVFILVGLAAGVLFILLGTILGPKRHYAEKDAPYECGFEAFENARMKFDVRYYLVAILFILFDLEVAFMLPWAVVFKDLGAYGFWSMLVFIVVLTVGFVYEWKKGALEWE; from the coding sequence ATGTTGGCCAGTTACTTTCCCGTCCTCGTATTCATCCTCGTCGGCCTCGCGGCCGGCGTGCTGTTTATCCTGCTCGGCACGATTTTAGGCCCGAAACGCCACTACGCCGAAAAAGACGCGCCTTACGAATGCGGTTTTGAAGCCTTTGAAAACGCGAGGATGAAGTTCGACGTGCGCTATTACCTCGTCGCCATCCTCTTTATCCTGTTTGATTTGGAGGTCGCGTTTATGCTGCCGTGGGCTGTCGTGTTCAAAGATTTGGGTGCGTACGGCTTCTGGTCTATGCTGGTGTTTATCGTCGTTCTGACGGTAGGCTTTGTTTACGAATGGAAAAAAGGTGCGCTGGAATGGGAATAG